A single region of the Candidatus Protochlamydia amoebophila UWE25 genome encodes:
- the accB gene encoding acetyl-CoA carboxylase biotin carboxyl carrier protein — translation MELKHIKELMAVMGRTGTKRLQLKQNEFELILERQENGHGRSIADSTLIDSEEQIRTYLQQRTDQALSHGAEMPTARPPIPIAVEAPKVDTNSLYVTSPMVGTFYGAPSPDDPSFIKVGDRIEKNSVVCIIEAMKVMNEIKANVSGAIAEILVESGQPVEFGTKLFRIVE, via the coding sequence GTGGAATTAAAACACATCAAAGAACTTATGGCAGTGATGGGGCGAACAGGAACAAAACGGCTCCAACTTAAACAAAATGAATTTGAATTGATACTCGAACGACAAGAGAATGGGCATGGACGATCAATAGCTGATTCCACACTAATCGATTCAGAAGAACAAATTAGAACATATTTACAACAACGTACGGATCAGGCCCTTTCCCATGGTGCCGAAATGCCAACTGCCCGCCCTCCAATTCCTATTGCTGTTGAAGCTCCCAAAGTCGATACTAATAGCCTTTATGTCACATCTCCTATGGTAGGAACTTTTTATGGAGCCCCTTCACCTGATGATCCAAGTTTTATCAAAGTGGGAGATCGAATCGAAAAAAATAGTGTGGTTTGTATTATCGAAGCGATGAAAGTAATGAATGAAATTAAAGCAAATGTCTCAGGAGCAATAGCTGAAATCTTGGTTGAATCAGGACAGCCTGTAGAATTTGGTACGAAACTTTTCCGAATCGTTGAGTAA
- a CDS encoding TIGR00730 family Rossman fold protein, whose translation MALNPEIEKQLFTHDSWRVFRIISEFVDGFETMTNLGPSVSIFGSARLPPESIYYNLAVDVARHISRKGFAIITGGGPGIMEAANKGAQESKGHSCGLAIDLPFESEPNRFIDFKYRLNFRYFFIRKVMFIRYAQGYVFLPGGVGTLDELFEALTLIQTKKIKAFPIYLMGKAYWDKMVAWMEDTMLAHGCISPCDLQMFQITDDPEEVANGIERHYQRDRALKNF comes from the coding sequence ATGGCTTTAAATCCTGAAATTGAAAAACAACTTTTTACCCATGATTCTTGGCGTGTTTTTAGAATTATTTCAGAGTTTGTCGATGGTTTTGAAACAATGACAAATCTAGGTCCTTCCGTTTCTATTTTTGGATCTGCTCGTCTGCCGCCAGAATCCATTTACTACAATTTAGCAGTTGATGTTGCAAGACATATTTCACGGAAAGGCTTCGCGATTATCACTGGAGGTGGGCCGGGAATTATGGAAGCGGCTAATAAAGGTGCTCAAGAATCCAAAGGCCATTCTTGTGGCCTTGCGATTGATCTCCCGTTTGAAAGTGAACCGAATCGATTTATCGATTTCAAATATCGACTTAATTTTCGCTACTTTTTTATTAGAAAAGTGATGTTTATTCGCTACGCGCAAGGATATGTCTTTTTACCTGGAGGGGTAGGAACTTTGGATGAACTATTTGAAGCTTTAACACTCATCCAAACAAAAAAAATCAAAGCCTTTCCTATTTATTTAATGGGTAAAGCTTATTGGGACAAAATGGTTGCTTGGATGGAAGATACCATGCTCGCTCATGGATGTATTTCTCCCTGTGATTTGCAAATGTTTCAAATTACGGATGATCCAGAAGAAGTTGCAAACGGAATTGAACGTCATTATCAACGTGATCGAGCTTTAAAAAATTTTTAA
- a CDS encoding YitT family protein produces MHVSHPSKRSILSMIITYLWIAIGAFLAAFALEVFFIPNNLIDGGIVGVAMILGNVFRQSLIPYLLILLNLPFLVLAYRSIGKVFVLHMLFATFLFAASMIFISNMLHIQFRGDSLEVVVIGGAILGIGLGLIIREGGCLDGTEILGIIINRKTGFTVGQVVLVCNIFVFGAAGFVFKDWHPPLMSLITYIVVIKIMDSVIVGLDETKSVLIISSKSKAIADAIVHELGLGLTIMYGRGGFSGDEREILYVIAERLQLAELKDLILREDPKAFIAIENLHEVANGKAHHGDSQAKQTRMERIFSRILPKTNKHSSPPA; encoded by the coding sequence ATGCATGTTTCTCACCCCTCGAAACGTTCCATTCTCTCAATGATTATTACTTACCTTTGGATCGCCATAGGAGCGTTTTTAGCCGCTTTTGCTTTAGAAGTTTTTTTTATTCCAAATAATTTGATTGATGGTGGTATTGTCGGAGTCGCAATGATATTAGGAAACGTTTTTCGACAATCGTTAATTCCTTATCTTTTAATTCTCCTAAACTTACCCTTTCTTGTTTTAGCTTACCGATCTATTGGAAAAGTCTTTGTTCTTCACATGCTTTTCGCAACCTTTTTATTTGCTGCTTCAATGATTTTTATCAGCAATATGCTGCATATTCAGTTTCGAGGAGATAGCTTAGAAGTTGTTGTGATTGGCGGAGCTATTTTAGGAATTGGTCTTGGCTTAATTATCCGCGAAGGTGGATGTTTGGATGGAACTGAAATTTTAGGAATCATCATTAATCGTAAAACGGGCTTTACTGTTGGTCAAGTCGTTTTAGTTTGCAATATTTTTGTGTTTGGGGCAGCAGGATTTGTTTTTAAAGATTGGCATCCTCCCCTCATGTCTTTAATCACTTATATTGTCGTGATTAAAATTATGGATTCGGTGATCGTCGGTTTGGATGAAACAAAATCCGTTTTAATTATTTCTTCAAAATCAAAAGCAATAGCCGATGCGATTGTCCACGAACTTGGATTGGGTTTGACTATTATGTACGGACGTGGGGGTTTTTCTGGGGATGAGCGTGAAATTCTTTATGTCATTGCAGAAAGACTTCAATTAGCAGAGCTCAAAGATTTGATTTTACGAGAAGATCCTAAGGCATTTATTGCCATTGAAAATCTTCATGAAGTGGCAAATGGCAAAGCTCATCATGGAGATAGTCAAGCTAAGCAAACTCGAATGGAACGCATTTTTTCTCGAATTTTGCCTAAAACTAACAAACACTCTTCTCCTCCAGCATAA
- the brnQ gene encoding branched-chain amino acid transport system II carrier protein, translating to MKKPSPRSNTLATGLAMFSMFFGAGNVVFPLALGQHAKDQNIYAIIGLLITAVGVPFLGLIAMTLFDGNYRAFFNRLGKIPGFLIALTIMGLIGPFGALPRCIALSYSTISLAIPHLELIPFSIISCILIYLFTFRKNNIIDVLGYVLTPFLLFSLLIIILKGFWEANGLPASIHQPYETFLVGLQEGYQTMDLLGAFFFCSVVLACLKKGVEPQTHEHVNYKKMIILTLKASCIGAFLLGLVYLGFSYVAAYNSENLAEVSKEQVLATLSHQILGPNAGIVASIAVALACLTTAIALAVVFAEFLHFDVSKGKISYHNSLILTLVVSFIFSTLNFTGIIAFLAPILEVCYPALIVLCIVNIGYKLVHFKPVKIPVFSIFALSLLYHASSYLK from the coding sequence ATGAAAAAGCCTTCACCAAGGTCAAATACTTTAGCGACTGGCCTTGCTATGTTCTCAATGTTTTTTGGAGCAGGAAATGTTGTATTCCCGCTCGCATTAGGGCAACATGCAAAAGATCAAAATATATATGCTATTATTGGACTTCTTATTACAGCTGTCGGAGTTCCTTTTCTCGGTCTGATTGCAATGACTCTTTTTGACGGAAATTACCGAGCTTTTTTTAATCGTTTAGGCAAGATTCCTGGTTTTTTAATAGCTCTTACTATCATGGGATTAATTGGCCCATTTGGAGCTTTACCACGATGTATCGCTCTTTCCTATTCTACGATTAGTCTTGCTATTCCTCATTTAGAACTGATTCCTTTTAGTATTATTTCTTGTATTTTAATTTATTTATTCACTTTTCGCAAAAATAACATTATCGATGTATTAGGGTATGTCTTAACTCCCTTTCTCTTATTTTCTTTGCTTATTATTATTTTAAAGGGTTTTTGGGAAGCAAATGGTTTGCCTGCTTCAATTCATCAACCTTATGAAACATTTTTAGTAGGACTACAAGAAGGCTACCAAACAATGGATCTTTTAGGAGCATTCTTTTTTTGTTCAGTCGTACTAGCTTGCTTGAAAAAAGGGGTTGAACCACAAACGCATGAACATGTTAATTATAAAAAAATGATAATATTAACTCTAAAAGCTAGCTGTATTGGGGCATTTTTGCTAGGTTTGGTTTACTTAGGATTTAGCTATGTTGCTGCCTATAACAGCGAAAATCTCGCTGAAGTTTCTAAAGAACAAGTTTTAGCAACTTTATCTCACCAAATTTTAGGTCCGAATGCAGGAATTGTCGCTTCGATTGCCGTCGCATTAGCCTGTCTAACTACAGCCATTGCACTTGCAGTTGTTTTTGCAGAATTTTTACATTTTGATGTTTCTAAAGGAAAGATTTCTTATCATAACTCTCTCATTCTCACTCTAGTTGTTTCTTTCATTTTTTCAACATTGAATTTTACAGGAATTATTGCTTTTTTAGCTCCTATTTTAGAAGTTTGTTATCCTGCGTTAATTGTTTTATGTATCGTCAATATCGGTTATAAACTTGTTCACTTTAAACCAGTTAAAATACCTGTATTTAGTATATTTGCTTTATCGCTTTTATACCATGCCTCAAGTTACTTAAAGTAA
- the rpe gene encoding ribulose-phosphate 3-epimerase, with product MKREPQAVKIAPSILAGDFGHLADEAKKAEQAGADSLHLDIMDGHFVPNLTMGSQAVSAINRATNLFLDVHLMIYNPFDYIERFVQAGADSITFHMEATEDVEETLAYIRKCNIRAGLAFNPETSVSMIPKYLDKCDMILLMTVNPGFGGQKFIEKVLDKVQFTRDLCNQLNIRAGGVTLKDNSSTGHQLPPFDIQVDGGITHLNVRRCVEAGANVIVAGTSLFKSPNFADAIKQMRQSAEGH from the coding sequence ATGAAAAGAGAACCGCAAGCTGTTAAAATTGCTCCATCGATTTTAGCGGGAGATTTCGGGCATCTAGCAGATGAAGCTAAAAAAGCTGAGCAAGCAGGAGCAGACTCACTGCACTTAGATATTATGGATGGACATTTCGTTCCGAATTTAACGATGGGTTCTCAAGCAGTCTCTGCTATCAATCGAGCAACAAATTTGTTTTTAGATGTTCATTTAATGATTTATAACCCATTTGACTACATTGAACGTTTTGTCCAAGCTGGAGCTGATAGTATTACTTTTCATATGGAAGCAACAGAAGATGTAGAAGAAACACTGGCTTATATTCGAAAATGTAATATACGAGCAGGTTTGGCATTCAATCCAGAAACATCTGTTTCTATGATACCTAAATATTTAGATAAATGTGATATGATTCTCTTGATGACTGTCAATCCAGGTTTTGGAGGACAAAAATTTATCGAAAAAGTGCTAGACAAAGTGCAATTTACAAGGGACTTGTGTAACCAGCTTAATATTCGAGCAGGGGGAGTGACCCTTAAAGATAATTCATCAACGGGTCATCAACTTCCTCCTTTTGATATTCAAGTCGATGGAGGGATTACTCATTTGAATGTAAGACGTTGCGTAGAAGCGGGGGCAAATGTTATTGTGGCAGGAACAAGCCTTTTTAAATCTCCAAACTTTGCCGATGCAATAAAGCAAATGCGGCAGTCTGCCGAAGGTCATTAA
- a CDS encoding glucose-6-phosphate isomerase yields MSKTSPSHFFNYSASKKLQELAKHPLDLTKELTPERVTQYVAEAGGFKLLYGTERVTNDVLAALKQLSEESHALDKMNRMQDGEVMNFIERFPSENRPALHTATRDLFDYPRTAKKAQEAAQLAKAELEKLRQFLEKNDQNYHFTDLVTVAIGGSDLGPRAHYHALEHLLKPGHHVHFISNVDPDDVAGVFRKIPDLKRTLVAVVSKSGTTLETATNEELVREKFRQAGLDPKKHFVSITMPGTPMDNQEQYLKTFYMWDWIGGRYSTTSMCGALMLSFAFGINTFWEFLKGAHEMDRIALETNLNKNLPLLAALLGIWNRNFLDYPTVALIPYSQALLRYTAHIQQVDMESNGKHIDQQGIMTNFHTGPIIWGEPGTNSQHSFFQLIHQGTATVPVSIIAFKENLYGEDLEFQGTTSQEKLLSNLFAQSLALATGQISENPNKTFLGNRPTNILLAKKLTPYTLGALLSFFENKVAFQGFIWGINSFDQEGVQLGKVLANRLINEFANQRKKTKPSSFAIGEAYLKHLDHFS; encoded by the coding sequence ATGTCAAAAACGTCCCCATCTCATTTTTTTAATTATTCTGCTAGTAAAAAGCTTCAAGAATTAGCTAAGCATCCTCTTGATTTAACTAAAGAACTTACTCCAGAAAGAGTAACACAATATGTCGCGGAAGCTGGTGGATTTAAACTACTTTACGGAACAGAAAGAGTAACAAATGATGTTTTGGCCGCGTTAAAACAATTGTCTGAAGAATCTCATGCTTTAGATAAAATGAATCGCATGCAAGATGGGGAGGTAATGAATTTTATAGAGAGGTTTCCTTCAGAAAATCGACCGGCATTGCACACAGCAACAAGAGATTTATTTGACTATCCTAGGACCGCTAAAAAAGCTCAAGAAGCGGCTCAATTGGCGAAAGCTGAGCTTGAAAAACTTCGTCAATTTTTAGAAAAAAATGATCAGAATTATCATTTTACAGATCTTGTTACAGTTGCCATTGGAGGGTCTGATTTAGGGCCACGAGCTCATTATCATGCTCTGGAGCACCTTTTAAAACCCGGTCATCATGTTCATTTTATTTCCAATGTAGATCCTGATGATGTAGCAGGTGTTTTTAGAAAAATTCCTGATTTAAAGAGAACGCTTGTTGCTGTTGTTTCAAAATCTGGCACAACGCTTGAAACAGCAACTAATGAAGAATTGGTGCGCGAAAAATTTAGACAGGCGGGTCTAGATCCTAAAAAACATTTTGTTTCAATCACAATGCCTGGAACACCAATGGATAACCAAGAACAATATCTCAAAACTTTTTATATGTGGGATTGGATAGGAGGACGTTACTCAACAACTTCCATGTGCGGAGCTTTAATGTTATCTTTTGCCTTTGGAATCAATACCTTTTGGGAATTTCTTAAAGGTGCGCATGAAATGGATAGAATTGCTTTAGAAACCAATTTGAATAAAAATTTACCTTTATTAGCTGCCCTTTTAGGGATTTGGAATCGCAATTTTTTAGATTACCCTACTGTGGCTTTAATTCCCTACTCTCAAGCATTATTGCGATACACTGCTCATATTCAACAAGTAGACATGGAATCTAATGGAAAGCATATTGATCAGCAAGGGATCATGACTAACTTTCACACTGGACCAATTATTTGGGGTGAACCCGGGACGAACTCGCAACATTCTTTCTTTCAATTAATTCATCAAGGAACAGCGACGGTTCCCGTGAGTATTATTGCCTTCAAAGAAAATCTTTACGGAGAGGATCTAGAATTTCAAGGTACAACTTCTCAAGAAAAGTTATTATCAAATCTTTTTGCTCAAAGTCTTGCTTTAGCAACAGGGCAAATCTCAGAGAACCCAAACAAAACATTTTTAGGAAATAGACCGACAAATATTTTATTGGCTAAAAAACTTACTCCTTATACTTTAGGGGCTCTCCTTTCTTTTTTTGAAAATAAAGTGGCTTTTCAAGGATTTATTTGGGGAATTAATTCATTTGATCAAGAAGGGGTTCAATTAGGCAAAGTTTTAGCTAATCGTTTAATAAATGAGTTTGCTAATCAAAGAAAAAAAACAAAACCTTCTTCTTTTGCAATTGGTGAAGCTTACTTGAAACATTTAGATCATTTTAGCTAA
- the accC gene encoding acetyl-CoA carboxylase biotin carboxylase subunit, translating to MQKVLIANRGEIAVRIIRACHDLGLQTVAVYSQADAEALHVLHADEAICIGEAPSHKSYLKVPNILSACEITGADAIHPGYGFLSENANFASICESCGLNFIGPAPQSIALLGDKAKAKATAKKAGCPVIPGSDGVVVDIKEALKDAKKLGFPIFIKAVAGGGGKGIRIAYNEEEFTKLFAAARAEAEVSFGNPDVYLEKMIMNPRHIEVQVLGDKFGHYIHLGERDCTTQRRRQKLIEESPSPVLSQKMRQKIGQAAVNVVKEANYFSAGTVEFLLDKDQNFYFMEVNTRIQVEHTVTEELTGIDLVMEQLKIARGEKLILEQKDVKFTGHVIQFRINAENPSHNFAPSPGKLEYYLPPGGPHVRVDSACYSGYSIPPNYDSMIAKLIVKGKDRTETIAIGKRALSEFHIGGVNSTIPFHLYMLEDPKFLNADFDLTYIDNLIAEGNRFELE from the coding sequence ATGCAAAAAGTTCTTATCGCTAACAGAGGCGAGATTGCCGTTCGAATTATTCGTGCTTGTCACGATTTAGGTCTTCAAACTGTGGCTGTTTATTCGCAAGCAGATGCTGAAGCCTTACACGTTCTTCATGCTGACGAAGCCATTTGTATTGGAGAAGCCCCTTCCCATAAATCTTATCTTAAAGTGCCAAATATCCTTTCTGCTTGTGAAATTACCGGAGCTGATGCGATCCATCCGGGTTACGGTTTTTTAAGCGAAAATGCAAATTTTGCCTCTATTTGTGAAAGCTGTGGCTTAAACTTTATTGGACCGGCTCCCCAATCTATTGCATTGCTTGGTGATAAAGCTAAAGCTAAAGCAACAGCAAAAAAAGCTGGTTGTCCTGTTATCCCAGGCTCAGATGGAGTCGTAGTGGATATTAAAGAAGCTTTGAAAGACGCAAAAAAATTAGGTTTCCCTATTTTCATTAAAGCTGTTGCGGGAGGTGGCGGGAAAGGAATTCGGATAGCTTACAACGAAGAAGAGTTTACTAAGCTATTTGCAGCTGCACGAGCTGAAGCAGAGGTAAGTTTTGGGAATCCAGACGTCTATTTAGAAAAAATGATTATGAATCCTCGACATATTGAAGTGCAAGTGTTAGGGGATAAATTTGGTCATTATATTCATTTAGGAGAAAGAGATTGCACTACTCAACGACGCAGACAAAAACTCATTGAAGAGTCTCCAAGTCCGGTTCTCAGTCAAAAAATGCGCCAAAAGATTGGTCAAGCAGCTGTCAATGTTGTTAAAGAAGCAAATTATTTTTCTGCGGGAACAGTAGAATTCCTTTTAGACAAAGATCAAAACTTTTATTTTATGGAAGTAAATACACGTATTCAAGTTGAGCATACGGTCACAGAAGAATTAACAGGTATTGATCTTGTAATGGAACAGCTCAAAATTGCTCGTGGAGAAAAATTGATTTTAGAACAAAAGGATGTAAAATTCACTGGTCATGTAATTCAATTTAGAATTAATGCAGAAAATCCTAGCCACAATTTTGCTCCCTCTCCTGGAAAATTAGAATATTATCTTCCTCCTGGTGGCCCCCATGTTAGAGTTGACAGCGCTTGTTATTCAGGATATTCCATTCCTCCTAACTATGATTCAATGATTGCTAAATTAATTGTGAAGGGTAAAGATCGTACAGAAACTATTGCAATAGGAAAAAGAGCTCTAAGTGAATTTCATATCGGAGGAGTTAATTCCACAATACCTTTTCACCTTTATATGCTAGAAGATCCAAAATTTTTAAATGCAGATTTTGATCTGACTTATATCGATAACCTAATTGCAGAAGGTAATCGCTTTGAATTAGAATAG
- a CDS encoding elongation factor P — translation MATSNQLTPGMTLSINNKLYRVESSVKVTVPKGTPFIKAKLKDLSNNEMVEKSFKLNQPIKDVSLIERRLEFLYPEGDEYLFLDVVNLDQVLVPAEIVSGKVNYLKEGVEIKAFFYGETIFAVELPQFLELMVAKTHSDDENDLANGAKIAILETGAKIEVPPFIETGDIIKVDTKTDEYIQRV, via the coding sequence ATGGCGACAAGTAATCAATTGACTCCAGGAATGACACTTTCCATTAACAACAAACTTTATCGTGTTGAATCCAGCGTAAAAGTAACAGTTCCTAAAGGGACTCCTTTTATTAAAGCTAAACTAAAAGATTTGAGCAATAATGAAATGGTTGAAAAAAGCTTTAAGCTGAATCAACCGATTAAAGATGTGTCATTAATTGAACGTCGCTTAGAGTTCCTTTATCCTGAAGGAGATGAGTATCTTTTTTTGGATGTTGTTAATTTAGACCAGGTCCTCGTTCCAGCTGAAATCGTGAGTGGCAAAGTTAATTATCTCAAAGAAGGGGTCGAAATTAAAGCTTTTTTTTATGGAGAAACAATCTTTGCTGTCGAGCTTCCGCAGTTTTTAGAATTAATGGTTGCTAAAACGCATTCGGATGACGAAAATGATCTAGCTAATGGAGCAAAAATTGCCATTTTAGAAACAGGGGCAAAAATTGAAGTTCCACCTTTTATTGAAACAGGAGATATTATCAAAGTTGACACTAAAACTGACGAATATATTCAACGTGTTTGA
- a CDS encoding exopolysaccharide biosynthesis protein gives MKERINVFAESLQTLLLDAKEKGMTIESLIRNLAKKGQAVLLVLLSLPFCQPIQIPGFSTPFGILLIFIGLRIGFGHQIWLPRWILGKKIPYSVLEKIAKLALKVTNKLRYFVYPRLPNLVKNPILLIFHGLMIAILGFVLALPLPIPLSNILAAYPLLIFGLAILEDDGAAILIAYGLSLVCFTILAGLIWLGKEGASSFFDFYVYR, from the coding sequence ATGAAAGAACGGATTAATGTATTTGCTGAGTCTCTGCAAACACTACTTTTGGACGCAAAAGAGAAAGGCATGACAATTGAATCACTGATTCGTAATTTAGCTAAAAAAGGGCAGGCCGTTCTCTTGGTTTTATTAAGTCTGCCTTTTTGCCAACCTATTCAAATTCCCGGCTTTTCCACTCCCTTCGGAATTCTTCTCATATTTATTGGATTGAGAATAGGGTTTGGACATCAAATTTGGCTTCCTAGATGGATTTTAGGGAAAAAAATTCCTTATTCAGTTTTAGAAAAAATTGCAAAATTAGCATTAAAAGTAACAAATAAATTGCGCTATTTTGTTTATCCTAGGCTTCCAAATCTGGTAAAAAATCCTATTCTATTAATTTTCCATGGGTTAATGATTGCTATTTTGGGATTTGTCTTAGCTTTGCCATTGCCAATTCCTTTAAGTAATATTTTAGCTGCTTATCCTCTACTTATTTTCGGATTAGCGATTTTAGAAGACGATGGTGCGGCAATTCTTATTGCCTATGGATTAAGCCTAGTATGTTTCACAATACTTGCGGGTTTAATCTGGTTAGGAAAAGAAGGAGCCTCTAGTTTTTTTGATTTTTATGTTTATAGATAA
- a CDS encoding methionyl aminopeptidase, with protein MIGRNDICWCGSGQKWKKCHYPNESSPQRKSKESTREEYLRQHRIIIKDQKQIDGIRASCHLASRILEAACAKAKVGVTTQELNDYAHKLHDAAGAIPAPLNYGHPPFPKSICTSLNDVICHGIPNEIPLKEGDILNIDVTCILNGYYGDCSAMVMIGEVDTEKRLVVDVSYNCLMCAIEIIKPGIAISAIGEVIENYAHSKNCSVVYQFVGHGVGINFHEGPQISHHRNYNSILLVPGMTFTIEPMINAGSREAIIDPIDQWTARTKDGKASAQWEHTLLVTEDGHEILTNWKR; from the coding sequence ATGATCGGTAGAAACGATATATGTTGGTGTGGAAGTGGTCAAAAATGGAAAAAATGTCATTATCCAAATGAAAGCTCTCCACAAAGAAAATCTAAAGAAAGCACCCGTGAAGAATACTTACGCCAACATCGCATCATTATTAAAGATCAAAAACAAATTGATGGAATCCGAGCATCTTGTCATCTAGCAAGTCGTATCTTAGAAGCAGCATGCGCTAAAGCAAAAGTGGGTGTCACAACACAAGAGCTCAATGATTACGCTCATAAACTGCATGATGCTGCAGGTGCGATTCCAGCTCCTTTAAATTATGGGCATCCTCCCTTTCCCAAAAGTATTTGTACCTCTTTAAATGATGTTATTTGCCATGGCATTCCAAATGAAATTCCTCTTAAAGAGGGTGATATTTTAAATATTGACGTGACATGCATTTTAAATGGTTATTATGGCGACTGCAGTGCCATGGTGATGATTGGCGAAGTTGACACAGAAAAACGACTCGTTGTTGACGTCTCTTATAATTGTTTAATGTGTGCGATAGAGATAATAAAACCAGGGATTGCCATTTCAGCAATTGGAGAGGTAATAGAAAATTATGCTCATTCAAAGAACTGTTCAGTTGTTTATCAATTTGTTGGGCATGGTGTCGGTATCAATTTTCATGAAGGACCTCAAATTTCTCATCATCGCAATTATAATTCTATTCTTCTCGTTCCTGGGATGACATTTACAATTGAACCGATGATCAATGCTGGTTCAAGAGAAGCAATTATTGATCCTATTGACCAGTGGACGGCAAGAACAAAAGACGGGAAAGCAAGTGCACAGTGGGAACACACGCTTTTAGTCACAGAAGATGGTCATGAAATTTTGACAAATTGGAAAAGATAG
- a CDS encoding aspartate kinase, with amino-acid sequence MKFGGASVASPEHFARIADLIIERQCVFPRLVIVVSAMGQTTNELIKLAHQVHPNPPQREYDMLISAGERISMTLLAMILCRKGKDAVSFTGSQSGILTCSQHTSAHIIDVRPQRLIQTLEQGKIVIVAGFQGVSQDKEVTTLGRGGSDTSAVAIGVALKAEKIEFYKDVLGIYNKDPKMYSDAICYPTLNYQEALTIVNQGAKVLHARAIKLAEKNGMPLHVRSFISRHDQGTWITSVDCKKSINPVYEIS; translated from the coding sequence ATGAAATTTGGTGGGGCCTCTGTAGCTTCTCCGGAGCATTTTGCTCGCATTGCTGATCTAATTATTGAACGTCAATGTGTTTTCCCACGTTTAGTGATTGTTGTCAGTGCTATGGGACAAACGACGAACGAATTGATTAAATTAGCTCATCAGGTGCACCCAAATCCTCCTCAGCGTGAATATGATATGTTAATTAGTGCGGGAGAGCGAATTAGTATGACTCTACTTGCTATGATCCTTTGCCGTAAAGGTAAAGACGCAGTAAGTTTTACTGGAAGTCAATCAGGAATTTTAACTTGTTCTCAACATACTAGTGCTCATATTATTGATGTACGTCCTCAAAGGCTGATTCAGACTTTAGAACAAGGCAAAATTGTTATAGTGGCGGGCTTTCAAGGAGTTAGTCAAGATAAAGAGGTAACAACTCTTGGAAGAGGGGGGTCTGATACATCAGCAGTAGCAATTGGAGTGGCTTTGAAAGCTGAAAAAATAGAGTTTTATAAAGATGTGTTAGGAATATATAACAAAGATCCTAAAATGTATAGCGATGCCATCTGCTATCCAACTCTTAATTATCAAGAAGCTTTGACAATTGTCAACCAAGGGGCCAAAGTTTTACATGCGAGAGCTATTAAACTTGCAGAGAAAAATGGCATGCCTTTGCATGTACGTTCATTTATTTCGAGGCATGATCAAGGAACTTGGATTACGAGTGTTGATTGTAAAAAATCGATAAATCCAGTTTATGAAATCTCTTAA